In Calliopsis andreniformis isolate RMS-2024a chromosome 6, iyCalAndr_principal, whole genome shotgun sequence, the genomic window CCAAGTATGGATAGATGAATCTTCTTGAAATTCTATAAATAAGATGTTTACGTCTAGATTTTTTTATATtgtgtaaaataaaattatatcaACATCTACAATAAGCTTCTCTTTGTCAcctgaagaaataaaaaatgtaacttTTTGCTGTATACCTACGACTGCCACTTTGTCAAAAGAATTAATTGTTTCATTTTAGTGCAGATGATAGTGATTATGTAATCTATAAATTCAAAACGTGTTTGAATCTTTGATTTCAAGCAAATACATCGTAAGCAAATAAATCGTGACAGCCGTTTAAAATACCATAGTGCAGGAAACatgcaattatttaaataataatgaaaataatacCATAAAAATTTAACACTACTATAGATCCGTCTTGATAATAAAAAGTAGTTTACACCAGATATCGCTCTAAAAACAGCAGCTCCAAATGAGAATATTCTCTTTAAGAAATACATAATGCTTAAATtatcaaaattttgaatattatttatAGAATTGTAAAACATCGAATGAGGCATGAAGAACAAGTATTTGATACTTCATTAAACATATCAGACATTTCTTCACTTCCTTTTCCTTTCCTTTAAGACCGCCTGTCGCTAAACAATGACTTCAATGTTGAGAAATATGAATCACACAGCAGATAAATCCATGACAAGGTTGTTCGAGCATCGAGAAACAAAGTCGAGCAGCGATGTAAAGAGAAATGGAAGTAGTAGCTGAGAGGAGTAAGTAAGTACATTTATGGATCGTATCTTCGTTGATAGCATTTATTAGGGACACCAAATACGCGTCTGCCTTACGCACAAAAAAGGCTGAGAAAAAATGATTGAATCCATACTCGTGGGAAGTCATGGTTTCCTGAATGCTTCTATTAATCGATCGAGTGATTTAGAGTCTCTTCATTCCAAAGGAattgttttttttaaattttcaatcgaAACATTTCGAACACTGCAACACGTTCAAATAGTCACATATGGTGGATTCGGAGCAAAACATGAATATAAATAGTACAGGTGCGTATGCGAACAATAGATTACATGTACATATGTagatattatagatataatatttAACACGGAATACCATAATTTAATTCTTGTAAATTttacaatttaattaaaatgcTATAATAGATACCTATTTATAGATAGTCAAACCAAAATGTTAAAATTATGAGGTGTATACAATTTTAGGTATGTTTATTCGATGATCTATAAAACTATAAACTGTACATGTAATTATTTGCCGTTTAATCAGAAGGAAAAGACAGTcgcttattttcatttctttttgaCATATCTTGAAATACGTCAGATCATTTCATTTCTCGCGTGAAAGATGATCGGTTCGTGATGGTCAGGTCAAAGGGAAACACTAAGAAGGTCGGAATACCAAATAGAGAATATATGGAGCTCAGGTCGATGTCGAAGCGGCCACCACCACCTTATTCCGAAGTGGTCAAACATGAGCTCATAAACTTGCATAATGAATCTACATCAAGGCAACAAAACGGTTATTCTTCGTGCTATTTCACCAACGTTACTCTTAGTCTATTTTTGAGTTATTCATTATTTTTCCCTTGTTACAAATCTTTTTTCTTTACAATTATATGTTGAATTTGTGAAACTTCAATGCTAATGCTTTCAATTCGGATCATAATCCCAATGTCTGTAGGGTAATATCTTTAACATTTTAAATTGTTCACAATGttaaataaaagtattaatatcTTGAGTTCTCTTTAAAAGAATTCCTAAATTGTATAGTTTTTTTACTTCTATTAGCTTCTGTTTAATCTTCTTCTATATTTTTCTGGTGGTCAATGCAATTTAGAAGAAacgtttattttaaaaataaaggtTCCACTCATGCGAAATTAGAGAAGAATGAAGATACATCAACAATAATCTTTAGAAGTGGTTGTACAAAGTTTTCAAAATGTCAATACATCATTTATTGTGTCAGTGGACTGTCCATGTTCCTTCTTTGTGCTCTTTTAATCAATTTAAGTTTCCCCTATCCAATGCATGCTTCCTGTATTGTTAAATGGTATGATTGAAAACCctatattttattgaaatttaattccattttaattatagaaatttaacattttttctacttattattaatatacttctactataatatttattaaagtttaatcagttatcaatactttttatttaaagGATTATATATATTCAATTACAATTCTTTCTACTTTTGCTGATTACACGTATTGTAGTATCTCCCATGAGTTTTTTTTATTAACTTCAAAATATTTGCTTTACTTTTATAAAAATAGTTAATCTTTTAATAACTTAACATGATTGTTTTGTCTACCCCTGCAAAAATCTGAGAAAAATATGTTCTGAGATAACATCTAGTTGTTAGCTGCTTCTGCAGACAATCTTGTATACAGGGAAACTCAATATTGCTTGGGGTGAGATTCGTATATTTTCTTGTGGTTAGACGACACCGCTTGAAAAATATACGAGCTACACTTTTCAAATCCCTGAGAACAACTTGTCGTTTACCACGCTGATACAGCGTTATTTCGGTACTCCTCTTTGAACTTATGCTTTGAACAGATGACAATAAATTTTCTTAGACAGGGAAATggtattgaaaaattgtttatttaaaaCAATGAGTAGAAATCTCTCTTCTTTTTTACGATTATTTCTGAAACTTTAATTTCAAAAGATATCTTATCTATTAATGTAGTAGTTTAACTTTTTGCATAAGAAACAAATCAGGTCAGATTCTGATTTTTATAATATAAAGTGTATAATATAAAGTGTACAAAGTGTATAATTCTTTTCACGTTAGGAAATTCGGAGATCCTTGtacctatactatggaaaagtttAGATGCCAGATACTTAACTGGTCATCTTGCATCAATTGTGGTTCAAGGGGTAGCAAATGTCTCTACACagtaagaaagaaagaaatcatTTAGCTTGCTCACAAAACGATACACGTATTATTTTTACTTTGATCCACTTTAAAATTAAACTTTCAGCTCAAAGAACCAAAACGAGATGAAAGTAACATAATCAGAGCAATTCATCTAGCTTCAAATATGAAGACT contains:
- the LOC143181128 gene encoding uncharacterized protein LOC143181128, which translates into the protein MELRSMSKRPPPPYSEVVKHELINLHNESTSRQQNGSTHAKLEKNEDTSTIIFRSGCTKFSKCQYIIYCVSGLSMFLLCALLINLSFPYPMHASCIVKWKFGDPCTYTMEKFRCQILNWSSCINCGSRGSKCLYTLKEPKRDESNIIRAIHLASNMKTMETIKITFEEVNKTCTATGESVSNEWFRIFDYGTNYCNLHNLVTAIGFDKNPRFVELTTNTVCTQYNMAVCD